In a genomic window of Trichoderma atroviride chromosome 4, complete sequence:
- a CDS encoding uncharacterized protein (EggNog:ENOG41~TransMembrane:1 (o20-38i)) — MDRLRELSVGRLLETSTTHPLMALGAAVLCLSVMYTLMSSSRRNVPISSPQRPEKQSKDPLKIDPLNDLDWKAVEPAKYRPFKPIYHITMALKADTPSELITIDTDYLDRVSLRRQIISQHGSLVHGCLPAGVEAVRELYQFLLQDHLPSRFPTMFQLQDKGRRFANLVTGQSSPTAVPDDPAAALRILAETVEEDMFLLVGEPEGHRAVAFQCCFPSGFDPSSKVGKLLKEIHAPVPSYDKIGPSMERFFGKIEVGKNVKRTNWGIQTDGNLFHYERHDGPTSDAPSTVEAETDMSQAYARVELQTLSRLPKTRAVLFSFKTYLYSLRQLREEGLGPQVADAIEGLKTGNAPGMWNYKGAPQWGEPVCRYLRA; from the exons ATGGACAGGCTTCGGGAGTTGTCTGTTGGCAGACTGCTGGAGACGTCCACGACTCACCCGCTTATGGCTCTGGGGGCTGCTGTGCTCTGCCTGAGTGTGATGTATACACTC ATGTCATCAAGCCGCCGTAATGTCCCTATTTCCAGCCCTCAACGGCCTGAAAAGCAGTCCAAGGATCCTCTCAAAATCGATCCATTAAATGACTTGGACTGGAAGGCCGTTGAGCCTGCCAAGTACCGACCGTTCAAGCCCATTTACCACATCACCATGG CACTCAAAGCAGACACGCCTTCAGagctcatcaccatcgaCACAGACTACCTCGACAGAGTCTCCCTCCGCCGCCAAATCATCTCCCAACACGGATCCTTGGTCCACGGCTGCCTCCCCGCCGGCGTCGAAGCCGTCCGCGAGCTCTACCAGTTCCTCCTCCAAGACCATCTCCCCAGCCGCTTCCCAACCATGTTCCAgctccaagacaaaggccGTCGTTTCGCAAATCTCGTGACCGGCCAGTCATCCCCCACGGCCGTGCCGGACGATCCAGCCGCAGCCCTGCGGATTCTCGCAGAGACGGTCGAAGAAGACATGTTTCTGCTGGTTGGCGAGCCGGAGGGCCATCGCGCAGTGGCTTTTCAGTGCTGTTTCCCGTCGGGGTTTGATCCGTCGTCAAAGGTGGGCAAGTTGCTAAAGGAGATTCACGCGCCGGTGCCTTCGTATGACAAGATTGGGCCGAGCATGGAGAGGTTCTTTGGCAAGATTGAGGTGGGCAAGAATGTGAAGCGAACAAAT TGGGGCATACAGACAGATGGAAACTTGTTTCATTACGAAAGACACGATGGACCAACCAGCGATGCTCCATCGACAGTTGAGGCAGAGACAGACATGAGCCAG GCCTATGCCCGCGTCGAGCTGCAGACTCTAAGCCGCCTGCCCAAGACTCGGGccgtcctcttctccttcaagACATATCTGTATTCGCTGCGGCAACTCAGAGAGGAAGGGCTGGGCCCGCAGGTGGCGGATGCCATTGAGGGCCTCAAGACGGGCAACGCACCGGGCATGTGGAATTACAAGGGCGCTCCGCAGTGGGGAGAGCCGGTCTGCAGGTACTTACGGGCGTGA
- a CDS encoding uncharacterized protein (EggNog:ENOG41~TransMembrane:1 (i12-31o)), whose protein sequence is MLIRRCHSPVSNRSLTIIIIVVTVFLLTLLAKKEHSNGTRQYELPFGLGIGISAQDGFQAIKSCPSDLDHLRRKQYGLTRNVVYQKRCFRGVYSNETSPRESVADIDEPLLGSRADILDLDDECSIISSSAPLDQARSCEPIPFPISEPFPAANLSNVIFGVATTLSRLQDSVPQISHWMSGTGALFLAIVVDKSVSDNSLASLEQLYDSHDINLTAIRPWNCTFDVNEQHFAIIRDLHDYSSEETQWAAIIDDDTFFPSPYSITQLLASHDSTVPAYIGGLTESQGAIDYFGVMAYGGAGVFMSMPLIRQLDSHVDECLAASLTREGDGLLSGCIYNHTQTALTAVPGLYQLDMRGDLGGFYESGVFPLSLHHWKSWHQAPVDKMAKIADFCGECFLQRWRFNGDTVLANGYSISVYEGGITQPELDLIEATWDAARAYEDTMGAMRDKVDDSKKKSYRLIDAEEIDGKLRQVFVRHGASDLDGDGETEAMDEVVELWWEWPQDDEY, encoded by the coding sequence ATGCTAATTAGACGCTGCCACTCGCCCGTCTCAAATAGGAGTCTCacaatcatcatcattgtgGTAACGGTGTTTCTTCTTACTCTCTTGGCTAAGAAAGAACATAGCAACGGGACAAGGCAATATGAGCTGCCCTTTGGCTTGGGTATTGGAATCTCAGCACAGGACGGGTTTCAAGCAATCAAATCATGTCCCTCAGATCTGGACCATCTGAGGCGCAAGCAGTATGGTTTAACTCGCAATGTTGTCTACCAGAAGCGTTGTTTTCGTGGCGTATATAGCAACGAGACCAGCCCGCGTGAGTCTGTCGCCGACATCGACGAGCCATTGCTGGGATCGAGAGCAGATATCCTGGATCTCGACGATGAGTGCAGCATCATTTCCTCCTCAGCGCCATTAGACCAGGCTAGATCATGCGAGCCCATTCCGTTTCCGATATCAGAGCCATTCCCAGCGGCCAATCTTTCCAAcgtcatctttggcgtgGCGACGACTCTCTCTCGTCTGCAAGACTCGGTTCCCCAGATCTCGCACTGGATGTCCGGAACGGGAGCTCTCTTTTTGGCAATTGTCGTTGACAAATCGGTTAGCGACAATAGTCTTGCCTCGTTGGAACAGCTGTACGACAGCCACGACATCAACCTAACGGCCATTCGACCATGGAACTGCACATTTGATGTCAACGAGCAGCACTTTGCAATCATCCGAGACCTCCATGACTATTCAAGCGAAGAAACTCAATGGGCTGCCATCATTGACGACGACACATTCTTCCCCTCGCCATATTCCATCACTCAGCTCCTGGCCTCACACGATTCGACTGTGCCAGCCTACATCGGCGGCCTCACCGAAAGCCAGGGAGCAATAGACTACTTTGGCGTCATGGCTTACGGAGGCGCTGGCGTCTTCATGAGCATGCCATTAATACGACAGCTAGACTCCCACGTCGACGAATGTCTAGCCGCGAGCCTCACCAGAGAAGGAGACGGCCTGTTGAGCGGCTGCATATACAACCACACGCAGACGGCATTAACCGCCGTCCCGGGCCTCTACCAACTCGACATGCGAGGCGACCTCGGCGGGTTTTACGAATCGGGCGTCTTCCCCCTTAGCCTCCACCACTGGAAGTCGTGGCACCAGGCCCCCGTcgacaagatggccaagattgccgactTCTGCGGCGAGTGCTTCTTGCAGCGGTGGCGGTTCAACGGCGACACCGTCCTCGCCAACGGATACAGCATCAGCGTCTACGAGGGCGGCATCACCCAGCCCGAACTAGACCTCATCGAGGCCACTTGGGATGCAGCGAGGGCATACGAGGACACAATGGGCGCGATGAGAGACAAGGTGGATgacagcaagaagaagagctatCGACTTATTGACGCCGAGGAGATTGATGGGAAGCTGCGGCAGGTGTTTGTGCGTCATGGGGCTTCGGAtttggatggagatggcgagacgGAGGCGATGGATGAGGTTGTGGAGCTTTGGTGGGAGTGGCCGCAGGACGACGAGTATTGA